The Stomatobaculum sp. F0698 genomic sequence GTACGCTTCGATTTCCGTAGATGAAGTTCTCGCTTTCATAACCGGCGGGAAGCAGCGTCTGATCAAAGGTTTCGGCAATGCTGTATACCGTTCCGCCTATGGTCACGTGTTCGCTGTCTTCGATCGGCGCTGTCTCCGGCGTTGCTCCCTCCTGCTTGGTCACCGTAATCGTATAAGTTCCGAGTGCACTGTCATCACTGCCGACAACCGCTACCTGAATTGTATTTTCACCGAGCTTCAGATTTTCGTTTCCGCTCACATTGACCTTCGCGCCCTCTGCTGCCGGAACCGCAGTGACCGCAATGCGTGTTACATCTTCGCCGACCACGGCGGTGTATGCGGTATTGCCGGCACTGAAGTCCGGATTCAGGGTACCGGGGGACAGACTCAGACTGCTGAGGGGTCCCGTGGCCTCCGTCGGCGCAGCGGCAGTCTCGACTGTACTACCCGCAGCAGCTGCCTCACTCGCCGCACCCGCAGCGATTGTCACCGATGCGCTGCCCTGATGCGAAATTGTCGCAGCCTGACTGCTTCCGTCTTCGAGCTTTGCGCTCTTAACCTGAACGGATGACGTCCCCTCCTGAAGTGCCTTAAATTTCAGGCTGTAATAGACATCCGCTTCACTGCCGCTGCTCTTCACACTGATTTCGCCGCCGCTGCTGCTCGCGCTGTCGCCGCTCACAAATTCCATCTTCTCGCTGTCGTAGCCGAGCGCAATGTCCGTAGTTGCAATGGCTCCGTCACCCTGTACATGCATGGAGACCGTAAACTCTTCTCCCACCTTGGTGCTCGGATCAGAAAACTGAATGTTTGCGCTCAGCGCAAAGGCACTCAGTTGAATTAGAGCGCTGAACATCGCGGCAGTAGCGCCGCAGACAAAAGCTCGAGTCACGCTTCCTCGCTTCATTCTGTCCTTTCCTCTCTTTCCGTCCCTTTCAGGGGAATCTAAAATCCATCTCATTTTAACACGAATCCCGGGTGAACTCCAGTACTTGAAACAGCGCCTCAAAGACACCGATGGGCGATTATATATTCACCCTTATCGAATAGGCTTTTACGAAAACTTTGAATCCCCGCACGAAAAAGAGCGGGCAAGCACCCGCTCTTACGATTTTCAATTCGGCTGAGCCGCCGCACTCTCCGGCATGTCCGTATAGACCGGAATCCGGAAGGTATGCTTTTTCTGTTTGAGCTCCTCGGTATAAGCCTCGCCGAGCTTTCTGCCCTCTTCCGCAGCCGCCTGCACATTGGTCATGTATTGATGCTCGTAGCGTCCCTTCTCCGTCACATTGAATTTCTTCAGATAGAAGGTATCCTGCCCGCTCTTCAGATAGTTGTCACCGTAATACTTTGCGCCCCCGATGATGGCCTTCTCCGGCGTATTCCAAGGCTTTCCGTAAGTGACATCCACAAGGCTCGCCCACCAAAGACCGCGCTCGGTCGGGGTCTTATCGCCGTCCTGAAAAGCCTGAGCATTGAAATAGTTATAAAATCCCGGGTATTTCGGATTCTTTCCGCTGATCAGACCGCTGCCGCCCTTGCGTCCCTGCTCCTGAATCAACATCGCCGTTAACACATAGGGGTTCACGCCCGAACTGTTTGCCGCATCCATGATGGTGGAGATATAGTCAACACCGACCGGATTGGAGCCGCTGCCGTCACCCGATACCGTTCCGCCACCGCCGGAACCTCCGGACTGCGAAGTCGTGCTGTTCTGCGAAGTCGTGCTGTTCTGCGAAGCTCCGGTTGCACCGCGGCGAATGACACCCTGGATATCTGCCTCAATGCGCTGACTCTCTGCATCTCCCTCAACCGAGACATCGTACGGATGCACTTCTTCGAGTCGCGAAGTTTCCTGCACTTCTACAGCGACTTTCTCCGCCACAGCTTCCTCACCCTCGAATGTATCCGAAGGTTCGGCAACAGATGCTTCCGCGGCTGCAGGCTGTACTTCTCCGTAAGTTTGCTCCGACTCTGCAGCCGAAGACGACTCATCCGAAACAGTCTCGCCCTGCTCCTCTACGGATGCTGCAAGACGGTCGCGCGGTGCACCGGCAAGCACACCGATTGCACGCTCCTCCTGCTTTGTGCCGCTCTCTCCGCGCGTCGGCACGGCGGGTCTGTTTCCGTTTGCCGCGGCCTGACTCTGCTGTTCCTGCTCAGAGAGAGGCGCCTCTCCGACTTGCACGTTTTCGCTGTCCCGCGGAGTTCCCGGAGCCGCCCAAAGGACAGCGCTCGGACTCTTTCCGCTGGCGCCGGCGACTTTTGTCGCCTCCGAAATACCGCTGTCCGCGGAACTGCTCTGATTTTCGACCACAGAGCGACTTCCGACAACACTTGCACCGCTTTCGGTCAAGAAAGAATTTGCCGCCAGCATGCGAACCCCCTCCGCATTCTGACTTGCGGGATCATAGCCCTGGGTCTGAAACTGAAAAACGTAGCGACTGTCCAAAAAGTTTCTGGGATCCATGTAATACCCGATAATATCGGAATTCGCCGCAACCCAGGCACTCGTATCAAAGCCCTTCCAAGTATTGGTTGCAGCATTGTAGGCAGCCGCATCTTTCGACTTCCAACTGTCCTTGCTTGTGGTGTAAACCAGATTCCTGCCGAGTTTACTCTCCTCTCGCACCGCTTCCTGCCAGCTGAGCCCTGTCTGATGAGCTTTGAACTCCCAGTTCGGATACTTCGCGTGAAGTTCTCTCAGCTTCTGCTTGTAGGACTCCGGAAAGCCCTCTGCCGCCAGCTGCTGTTCAAACGCCGCATCGCTCTTCGTTGCGGCCATACTCTGTAAGACCTGTGTCGGTAAAAACGGCGTCAATAAGCTGAGTGCAAGAATTGCGGCCTGCGCAATCCGCTTTGCTCTTTTTCCGTTCACTGCGCTTTATTTCCCCCTTATATGTTAAAGCATGCAGAAAACTGCCGCGCCGAAGAAAACACTCCGGGGCGGCAGTCGTTTTCGTTACTCTCAATTACACCGGATATACACCGTTTGCCGTATCCGCCTTATTCATATCCACACCGCTCTGCTGCGCCTGTCGATACTTAAAGAAATCAAGCGCGACCTGCGGGAACAGAGCATACGAGAGGACATCCTCTTCCTGCTGCTTCCACGGTCCGACTTCTTCCTCGAACTTCGGGAGCTGCGGCGGAATCAAATCTGCGGGACGGCAGGTAATCGGCGTTTCATCGCCGATAATCTGCTTCTGGATCTCGGGATCCACCGGACGCACCGACTGACCGAACTCACCCATGACAAGCTTTCTGGACTCCTTCGGCACCATCTTGTAGCGCTGACGCATGAGGACATTCATCACGGCCTGAGTACCGACAATCTGAGACGACGGCGTAACCAGCGGCGGCTCGCCGAAGTCCTTGCGGACACGCGCAACTTCTTCGAGCACATCCGGAAGCAAATCTTCCTTGTGAGCCTCGGTGAGCTGCTTCAGGAGGTTACTGAGCATACCGCCCGGAACCTGATAGCGCAGCGTGTTGATGTTGACGCCGAGGAGCTTCGGGCTCAGAAGTCCGTTCGCAATGTACTTCTCGCGGATCTTGGTGAAGTACTTTGCAATCTCCGAGAGCTTTTCGATATCAAGTCCCGTGTCATACGGCGTTCCCTTTAAAGTCTGCACCAAAACCTCGGTTGCCGGCTGGCTGGTTCCGAGGGCAAGCGGCGAGATGGCCGTGTCAATAATATCCGCCCCTGCCTCGATTGCCTTCAGGAGTGTCATCGAAGCGACACCGGAGGTGTAGTGCGTGTGTATGTCTATCGGGAGCTTGGTCGACTCCTTGAGCGCCTTCACGAGGTCATACGCCTCATACGGTGTCAAAAGGCCGGACATGTCCTTGATGCAGATGGAATCCGCGCCCATATCCTCAATGCGCTTCGCCAGGCCGACCCAGTACTCAAGCGTATAGGCGTCGCCAAGTGTGTAAGAAAGAGCAATCTGTGCCTCTGCACCTTCCTTCTTGCACGCATTGACCGCTGTCTCCAGATTGCGAAGGTCATTCAGACAGTCAAAAATACGGAGGATGTCGATACCGTTTGCCACAGACTTCTGCACGAAGTACTCAACGACATCGTCCGCATAGTGGTTGTAACCCAGAATATTCTGGCCACGGAACAGCATCTGTAACTTCGTCTTCTTGAAACCCTGCTTCAAAAGGCGCAGTCTCTGCCACGGATCCTCATGCAGGAAACGAAGGCAGGAATCGAAGGTCGCTCCGCCCCAGCATTCAACCGAACGATAGCCGATCTCATCCATCTTATCGATGATGGGCAGCATTTCCTCAGTCGTCATTCTGGTTGCAAAGAGGGACTGGTGCGCATCGCGAAGCACGGTCTCACAAATTTGAACCGGTTTTTTCTTCTCGTTATTCATCTATATTCTCCTTGCGCTAGTCTCACGCGAAAGATAAGCATCCGGCCGACGAAACACCGGCTATCGCTCGCCGTCTGTGCACAACAAGACAGCGTTTGCCTTGTCATGCATTCAAACGGCATCCACGGAGTTAAGTATATCGCCTTTCGGACAATTCATGCCGCACTTATTTTACGCCGAAAATCGCCATAAAAGTTCCGGCAGCAACCGCCGTACCGATGACACCTGCGACGTTCGGTCCCATTGCGTGCATCAGAAGGAAGTTAGTCGGATCCGCCTCTGCACCTACCTTCTGGGATACGCGTGCGGACATCGGCACAGCCGAAACACCCGCCGAACCGATCAGCGGATTTACCTTTCCGCCTGTCAACTTGCACATCACTTTTCCGAGCAAAACACCTGCCGCGGTTCCGAAGGCAAAGGCCACAAGGCCAAGGAACACAATCTTCAGCGTGTCCGCCTTCAGGAAAGCTTCCGCGCTGGTCGTTGCACCGACAGAAGTGCCGAGCAGAATGACAACGATGTACATAAGCGCATTGCTCGCGGTATCGGTAAGCTGTCTCACAACACCGGACTCACGGAACAGGTTGCCGAGCATCAGCATTCCGATGAGCGGTGCCGTAGTCGGCAGAATCAGGCTCACAATCACGGTGACGACAATCGGGAACAGAATCTTCTCGAGTTTCGAGACCGGTCGAAGCTGAGCCATACGAACCTTGCGCTCTTTTTCCGTGGTCAGCGCGCGCATAATCGGCGGCTGGATAATCGGAACCAAGGACATGTAGGAGTAAGCCGCAACCGCAATTGCGCCGAGATACTCACTCTGCCCCATCTTACCGGCAAGGAAAATGGACGTCGGTCCGTCGGCACCGCCGATGATGGAAATCGCAGCCGCCGCCTTACCGTTGAAGCCGAGAAGCACCGCCAGCAGGTAAGCCGCATAAATTCCGAACTGCGCCGCTGCACCGAGCAAGAAGCTCATCGGGTTTGCAATCAGCGGACCGAAATCCGTCATCGCACCGACACCCATGAAGATGAGCGGAGGAAGAATACCCCACTCGTCAAGCTGATAGAAATAATGCAGGAGTCCGCCGCTTCCATCCGCGGACTTTGCCGGATCCAGCATAATATCAGGATAAATATTCACCAGAAGCATACCGAACGCAATCGGAACAAGGAGCAGAGGCTCAAAACCTTTCGCAATCGCGAGATAGAGAAAGGTGAGAGCCACCGCAATCATGATGAGGTTTCCGAATGTGATGGAGAAAAATGCGGACTGATGGATAAGATTGCTGAATGTATTGGTTAAATACGCCATCTTATTTTCTCTCCTCTTTGGGGCGCCTTAGGCGCCGCCCGCTTAATTCAAAGTTGCCAACACCTCGCCTGCCTCTACGGACTGATTCACGCTGACATTGATGCTTGCGATGGTGCCCGCTTCCGGAGCGACAATCTCGTTCTCCATCTTCATTGCCTCGAGAATCATGATGGTCTGACCTGCCTCAACGCTGTCACCGACCTTCTTCTCGACGCTCAGAATCTTACCCGGCATCGGGGACTCAACGGTGATGCTGCCTGCCGCGCCGCTCGGTGCTGCTGCCGGAGCCGGAGCCGGTGCGGGTGCTGCAACCGGAGCCGGTGCCGCGACCGGTGCAGGTGCCGCAACCGGAGCCGGAGCTGCAACCGGAGCTGCCGCCTGCTGGAATACCGGCGCTGCCGGAATGGTCACAACCGGAGCACCCTGTGCCGCAGCGGTGATCCCCTCTTCAACCTGCACAACATAGACCTGTCCGTTCACGGTGATGGTATAATTCTTCATTTTGATTTCCTCCTAAATTTGCGTATGTTTTTCAATGAAACTACTTCTGTAATGCAAGTTGTTAACGTCTTCTTCTCTTGCCGTTTCCGCGTCTTCTGAGCGACTTAACAACCAAGCCGTCCGGCCCCGGATCCTCACCCTCGGCCGCAAGTGCGGCTGCCGTCAAAACAGCAAGCGTCTGTGCGTCAATCTGCGGCTCTTCCGCCGCCGCCACCGCTGCCGCAAGCACCGCAACAGTCTCGGCGGAAACCGCGGTATTCGCAACATCCTCAACCACCGGCAATTCTTCCGGAGCGGAAATGCACTGCACCTGCGTTCCCTCTGGCACCTGTGCCGCCTTAACCTGCTCGGCACTGATACGCTTGGAGACATTCCGCGCGCTCTTCGGCATGCACTGAATCGCCGCGACCTTCTCCTGATACTCCTTCTCTTCCTTCTCAATCGCCTCTTTCCGACTCACCCACTCGTGGATATACTTGAAGCGGCTAATCAGAAAGGCAATGAAAATCAGCACCGCGAAGACAGTACCCATGCCGATAATCAAGTTGAGTCCCGCACTTTCGAATTTCTCCGTGAGTGTCTCTACCTTGTCAAAACTGAGCTCGGTGACATCTCCGCTCTCTACGTTATAGCCCATGTGCGCGATAATCTCACGCTCACCGCAGTGTGCCTTAACCGTCACCAAAATGTTTTTGTCGTCCACTTCCTTCGGATAGGCTTCATCCAAAGAAGTCATGGGACCGACACTTTCCCGTATGCTCTTCCAGCTCTTTAAGCCGTCCGCCATCTTTACTTCGCCGCGCGCCTCGAACTCGTCGATATAGTTCTGTAGGAGCGCCTCATCAAAGCTCATGATGGCACCGATATTCTTCTTGGCACCCTCCGTTGCGGAGTCCAGAACTCTCTGATCAATCTTCGCAAGTGCCGAGAACGGAATCATGAGTGCAAGCGAGAGGCAAAGTACCGCGGTGAGAAGAAACTGTTTTATTCTCTGCTTCATCCCGATACCCCGCTCAAACCGTGCCATGTTTCTTGGCCGGAATTTCCTCATTCTTTGTGAAGAGCATCTCAAATGCTGCAATTACGCGCTTTCTCGTGGTCTCGGGCGCAATGATATCGTCGACATAGCCGCGCTTTGCCGCGCTGAGCGCCGAGCCCTGCTTCTCCAAGTAAAGAGCCTTCTTTTCCTCAAAGAAAGCAGCCTTGTTCTCAGCCTTCTCGAGCTCTGCCGCATAGAGAATCTTGACCGCATCTCCCGCGTCAAGCAGTGCAAGCTCTGCGTTCGGCCAAGCATATACAATGTCTGTGACCGCTCGCGGTCCGAAGACATTTGCAAGCATGCCGTGCGCCGTACCGTTCAGCACAGTCACCTTCGGTACCGTCGCCTCTGCATAGGCATTAATCAGCGCAGCAACCGCCTGCGGAAGACGTCTTTCGTTGCAGAGTGTCTTTTCAAAGCCCTTGCTGTTCACCAGCGTGAGCATCGGAATGCTGAACGCATCGCAGAACTTTGCAAAGCGTGCCGCCTTCTCGACGCCGCGGAAACAGACTTCACCGGAAGCAGCTGCGATTGCACCGACCGTGCAACCGTTCAAACGAACGAAAGCCGTGTTCACCGAGCAACCATAATGCTGTCCGGGCTCGCAGACAAAGCCGTCATCCGAAATAGCACGTAACACGCCTGCGCCGGAAGCCTGCACAACTTCCGGAACCAGACGGTTCAGGCTGTCCTCACAGTCACCGTAGGTATCATCGTCATCGTTGCTGGACGGCAGAATACCCACCAATGCACGGATGCCCGCCGCGATTTCCTCCTGCGTGCCGACAAAGTCCGCCGTACCGCTCTCCTCGCTGCGGAATTCCGCCGATGCGGTATCCAGTTCCGCCTCTGTGTTGCCGGAGATTGCGTTCGGCGCATGGAAGAAGAGCTTGGCGTCCTTTTCCATGAAGGTAAAGTCTGCAAGCGCCGCGCTGACCGCAAGGCTTCCGCCGCAGAGACCGTATACCGCCTGAATCTGCGGCACAACACCGCTCGCGAGTGCCTGTTCACGGTAGAGCGCACCGAATGCAAACAGTGCATCCGTTGCTTCTGCCAGTCTCACACCCGCACAGTCAATGAGTCCAATGACCGGTGCTCCCATTTTGACTGCGAATGCATACAGCCGTCGAATCTTTTTCGCGTGCATCTCACCCACGGAGCCGCCGAAAATCTCGGGGTCCTGTGCGTAGATGTACACGAGTTTGCCGTCGATGGTTCCGTAACCGGTCACGACGCCGTCCGACGATGCTTCCTCAGAAGCTGCGCCGAAGTCTGTACTCCGCGCCGTCACATAAGCGCCGAGCTCCACGAAACTGTCCTGATCCAGTATCTCGCGGATTCTCCGGGCCGCCGTCGAATCATTGATATGACTCATATTGCAACCTCCGTTATACAATTTTAGCCGATTGTCATCGTACATATTTTAGAAGTTTTGCATAAAAAAAGCAAG encodes the following:
- a CDS encoding oxaloacetate decarboxylase subunit alpha, whose translation is MNNEKKKPVQICETVLRDAHQSLFATRMTTEEMLPIIDKMDEIGYRSVECWGGATFDSCLRFLHEDPWQRLRLLKQGFKKTKLQMLFRGQNILGYNHYADDVVEYFVQKSVANGIDILRIFDCLNDLRNLETAVNACKKEGAEAQIALSYTLGDAYTLEYWVGLAKRIEDMGADSICIKDMSGLLTPYEAYDLVKALKESTKLPIDIHTHYTSGVASMTLLKAIEAGADIIDTAISPLALGTSQPATEVLVQTLKGTPYDTGLDIEKLSEIAKYFTKIREKYIANGLLSPKLLGVNINTLRYQVPGGMLSNLLKQLTEAHKEDLLPDVLEEVARVRKDFGEPPLVTPSSQIVGTQAVMNVLMRQRYKMVPKESRKLVMGEFGQSVRPVDPEIQKQIIGDETPITCRPADLIPPQLPKFEEEVGPWKQQEEDVLSYALFPQVALDFFKYRQAQQSGVDMNKADTANGVYPV
- a CDS encoding sodium ion-translocating decarboxylase subunit beta, which gives rise to MAYLTNTFSNLIHQSAFFSITFGNLIMIAVALTFLYLAIAKGFEPLLLVPIAFGMLLVNIYPDIMLDPAKSADGSGGLLHYFYQLDEWGILPPLIFMGVGAMTDFGPLIANPMSFLLGAAAQFGIYAAYLLAVLLGFNGKAAAAISIIGGADGPTSIFLAGKMGQSEYLGAIAVAAYSYMSLVPIIQPPIMRALTTEKERKVRMAQLRPVSKLEKILFPIVVTVIVSLILPTTAPLIGMLMLGNLFRESGVVRQLTDTASNALMYIVVILLGTSVGATTSAEAFLKADTLKIVFLGLVAFAFGTAAGVLLGKVMCKLTGGKVNPLIGSAGVSAVPMSARVSQKVGAEADPTNFLLMHAMGPNVAGVIGTAVAAGTFMAIFGVK
- a CDS encoding biotin/lipoyl-containing protein; this translates as MKNYTITVNGQVYVVQVEEGITAAAQGAPVVTIPAAPVFQQAAAPVAAPAPVAAPAPVAAPAPVAAPAPAPAPAAAPSGAAGSITVESPMPGKILSVEKKVGDSVEAGQTIMILEAMKMENEIVAPEAGTIASINVSVNQSVEAGEVLATLN
- a CDS encoding OadG family protein, giving the protein MKQRIKQFLLTAVLCLSLALMIPFSALAKIDQRVLDSATEGAKKNIGAIMSFDEALLQNYIDEFEARGEVKMADGLKSWKSIRESVGPMTSLDEAYPKEVDDKNILVTVKAHCGEREIIAHMGYNVESGDVTELSFDKVETLTEKFESAGLNLIIGMGTVFAVLIFIAFLISRFKYIHEWVSRKEAIEKEEKEYQEKVAAIQCMPKSARNVSKRISAEQVKAAQVPEGTQVQCISAPEELPVVEDVANTAVSAETVAVLAAAVAAAEEPQIDAQTLAVLTAAALAAEGEDPGPDGLVVKSLRRRGNGKRRRR
- a CDS encoding carboxyl transferase domain-containing protein yields the protein MSHINDSTAARRIREILDQDSFVELGAYVTARSTDFGAASEEASSDGVVTGYGTIDGKLVYIYAQDPEIFGGSVGEMHAKKIRRLYAFAVKMGAPVIGLIDCAGVRLAEATDALFAFGALYREQALASGVVPQIQAVYGLCGGSLAVSAALADFTFMEKDAKLFFHAPNAISGNTEAELDTASAEFRSEESGTADFVGTQEEIAAGIRALVGILPSSNDDDDTYGDCEDSLNRLVPEVVQASGAGVLRAISDDGFVCEPGQHYGCSVNTAFVRLNGCTVGAIAAASGEVCFRGVEKAARFAKFCDAFSIPMLTLVNSKGFEKTLCNERRLPQAVAALINAYAEATVPKVTVLNGTAHGMLANVFGPRAVTDIVYAWPNAELALLDAGDAVKILYAAELEKAENKAAFFEEKKALYLEKQGSALSAAKRGYVDDIIAPETTRKRVIAAFEMLFTKNEEIPAKKHGTV